TACAAGACAATTTGCTATTCTTGGATCTTTTTGTTCAGTTGGACTGGCAGCTGAACTCTATTGTTGAAGAAACCATTGGTCCAGAATTGTTCCTCTCCCCATGTTGGTGCTGGTTCCTACAACTGCACTATTAGTTTTGTTCTTTGAAGTTATTGGCccaatttaaataatatacttgGAAGCTAAAATTAAGATATATAATTAACACATTAGAGTGAATACATTTATCAGGCTTTTCCACTGTGACATTTAGCTGAAAATAAgtttggaaagaagaaagtagAGAACAAGGGAGCAATTGCTAGGAGAGCAAACTTCTGAGAACCCAGAGAAGAGGAAGCCTGACAGCACTAGACACAAGCCAAGATGAGAATGCATGAAAATAAGCTTAAGACATAATGTATTTGGAATATTCATCATTTCATGTGGGTCGTATGAGACTTGGCAGGCAACCAGACCTTTGGCTGTGTATTAGTAAATACCAATTCTAAAGAGTACTAGCAGTTTAACTAACATATAGTGGAGTGAAAACTAAGAATTGCATGAATAATggtaatttttagttattttgtatttaatgaaTAAGTTTTATaatacactaaaatttaaaataaaaaaacaggtcactttatagaacatatataaaccacagtcAACAGTTATCCTTTCTCAGAACTAAATACATGAATATCAGACCCCCAAATAGAAAACACAAGACTGAATTCATTTAAGACAGGGAATACTTTATTCAAACCCATCAGAGAAATGGACAGCTTGGATCTATAACAAAGCGTTGTGTTTTAAAGCATAGGTCAGTAATTGTATATGAGAGTATACACTGCTACATACAAATTAACTGATCAGAGCACAACTTTTCAATATTCAAAACAGAATAAGCTTCCCTGTAAAAGCAGCACCTTTGTGACATTTTTAACTTTAgtattcctctccttcctcttcacccTCTCCTTCAACAGAATCCACACCAACCTCCTCATAATCCTTCTCAAGGGCAGCCATGTCCTCACGGGCCTCAGAAAACTCTCCTTCCTCCATGCCCTCACCCACATACCAGTGAACAAAGGCACGCTTGGCATACATCAGGTCAAACTTGTGGTCCAGGCGAGCCCAGGCCTCAGCAATGGCTGTGGTGTTGCTCAGCATGCACACAGCTCGCTGTACTTTGGCCAGGTCTCCACCAGGTACCACAGTGGGAGGCTGGTAATTAATGCCAACTTTGAAGCCAGTGGGGCACCAGTCCACGAACTGGATGGTACGCTTGGTCTTGATGGTGGCAATGGCAGCATTGACATCTTTGGGAACCACATCACCACGGTACAACAGGCAGCAAGCCATGTATTTACCATGGCGAGGGTCACATTTCACCATCTGGTTGGCTGGCTCAAAGCACGCATTGGTGATCTCTGCTACAGAAAGCTGTTCATGGTAGGCTTTCTCAGCAGAGATGACAGGGGCATATGTGGCCAGAGGGAAGTGGATACGGGGATAGGGCACCAGGTTGGTCTGGAATTCTGTCAGGTCAACATTCAGGGCTCCATCAAATCTGAGGGAAGCAGTGATGGAAGACACAATTTGACCTATCAACCTATTTAGGTTAGTGTAGGTTGGGCGTTCAATATCGAGGTTTCTACGACAGATGTCATAGATGGCCTCATTGTCTACCATGAAGGCACAATCAGAGTGCTCCAGGGTGGTGTGGGTAGTGAGGATGGAGTTGTAGGGCTCAACGACAGCAGTGGAAACCTGGGGGGCTGGGTAAATGGAGAACTCCAGCTTGGACTTCTTGCCATAATCGACAGAGAGACGTTCCATCAGCAGGGAGGTGAACCCGGAACCAGTTCCCCCTCCAAAGCTGTGGAAAACCAAGAAGCCCTGAAGACCCGTGCACTGGTCGGCCTgttagaaaaaaggaacagaggagaCAGATTATAATAGACCTTCCCAGAATTACAAAGCATTTCTTCACTTAAAACATCTTCATTGACGTTTATAAAATGACACCAAATAATTCATGTTGtagttgaaaatttaaaaactctatcAAGGAATAATTTACCAGTTGTCCTCACTCCATTATATTTCTATTCtgtgtttgaaaagaaaagatcGTATTTCAAATGTCTTCCTTAGGGTCATTATTTACTTTATTCTGGAGAACAAACATACCAGTTTCCGAATTCGGTCCAAGACAAGGTCGATGATCTCCTTGCCGATGGTGTAGTGCCCTCGGGCGTAGTTATTGGCAGCATCTTCCTTGCCTGTGATGAGCTGCTCAGGATGGAAGAGCTGGCGGTAGGTGCCAGTGCGAACTTCatctggaagagaaaaacaaagcagccaCCCGTCACTCACAACCTGCACACGCCTGCTCCACCCCAGGGTGTCAATGGAGCCCTCACGACAGACCTCCTGTGTCAAGAGCCCTGAGATCTCCCTTGGGTTACTGAGGCCAACTCACCAATGACTGTGGGTTCCAGGTCTACAAACACTGCCCTGGGCACATGCTTGCCAGCGCCCGTCTCACTGAAGAAGGTGTTGAAGGAGTCATCTCCTCCCCCAATGGTCTTGTCACTTGGCATCTGGCCATCGGGCTGGATGCCGTGTTCCAGGCAATAGAGCTCCCAGCAGGCATTGCCGATCTGAACACCAGCCTGGCCAACATGGATGGAGATGCATTCACGCtatgggaaggaaaagaggaaaatttaaaatcagattgtgttagcattttgaattttcagtaaatttctgaaaatatttctagTCATATACAGGTACTCTTCAAGTTTACTTGAGATTATCCCTAACTCGATAGAAATGTTTAAGGAAAAGCACCTGCTCCAAATGCTGCAGATGGGTGTGGTCTGAATAAGGTTGCACTGTTCAATACATGTGCAAGCCCATTGTTCCCCCAGCCATGCTTGAAGAGaaatttttcatatgtaaaaaatatttaaagcacagATTTAGTAAGATGCAGTAAATTAAATTCAATCATTAGTTAATTGGAATCAGTATTATGACTGCATTCCCTTTAAATAAAGATGAGAGTTTCTTGTACATATGACTTGGAATTTTAACATGGACATCTGCGCTGCAGCTGAGGCTAGATGCCACACCCCTTTGCAGTCTATCTGCAGGATCCATTAGTCCTAGGGGACTGGAAGCTAAATAAGGTCTGCCTCCTGCATTGCTGCATTTGCTGTGCCTGGTACTAGACTGTTCTGTCTGCTACATTATTTAACAGAGTAAGTTCTATTTCCAGAACTGCCTACATGATCTCATTGTGCTATTCTGCCAGTTTTCCTCCTCTGACCCAAGCTGGGACCATATGCCTAAattgaaatgaattaatgaagatGCACTAGAACAAAAGACAGCTGGACATAGTTCTTTGTCTGCAGCATtttcattacttaaaaagaaGTCTTTCCAGAATCTTCTCCACTGCAAAAACTGAAACATTGTTAGTATCTTTAAAACAATAGTTCctaaattagaaaaatagcaCACGAGAACTACCAAAGAATAAAAGCCCAGTGCAAGGATaatgaagtatttatttaaaacaacaaaatagtattttcattttgagattcTCTACTCACCACCGAATATTCATACTCATCACGTTCAATAAGAGATTTTCTTCTCTACTGTCTTTATGGCTTCAACTTCCATTGTCTGTCCATTGTCTACTCACTGacatattggggggggggggggaggggagaggaggggaggggaagggcgtTTCCCTGGATCCTGGGCTTTAGGGTACCTTGGCTCTCAAACTGAGGCTTTCTCTCCAGCAGAAAGTGCGGctagcgcgcgcgcgcgcgcacacacacacacacacacacacactctctctctctctctctctctctctctctctctctctctctctgagtcagTCAGGGCGGGGCGGCCCCAGACCAGACTTTAAAGTGCTTGTCAAGTGAATTGCGATTTTGCAtcttaagaaaaaatatctaagCTTTAACAGTGAATGAAAACCCTTTTAACGCCTACAGTTCCACAATGatgaaagcattttattaaaagtCTTATGACAGAGGTTTTGTGAGGGGGGAACCCCGCCCAGTGGCTTTAAGGCCAGAGAAGGCAGAAACAAACAACTCCGCCCCTGCGCCGCCCTGACGCCGGCTGCCAGGGGCTCGAACAGAAACTAACCATTTTTTTTCGCGTTAATATACGGGTATCTTCCTAAACTGCCAACGAACCGTGGAGGTATCTTTTAATACTAACCCAAGGCTCCGCTTTGTCCctgtccttctcccctcccccccttcccagcTACACCCACTGAGCCCGGGTCTTTCGggacttctctccctccccctgggaACAACGCCAGGAAGAAAAGAGCCTCCCCGAGTCACACGAAAACCGTGCGCACAGACACTGGGACAGAGCAGGCGACGCCACGACTGCCTTTCCCTGCCCAGACCCTTTCGTCACCGACAGATGGGCTGCCTGCAGCTTGGAAGGGCTCATATAACAAGAACTCCCTCTGCGCCGCCTTTGTTCTTCCCCCACGGTTCTGCTGCGCCCTGGGCGCAGTTCCTCAGCCCGCACTGCGGCGGCGGCCAGACTCAAGGATTTGGGGCCCCAAAGCCAAACCTCGCAAACAAAGCATAAGGCTACCCTTACCCAAAGAAGTTGTAAAGGAAAGAGAGCTTAAGACTTTCCAAGTAGATCTTGGGGGACCGACCCCACCCAACGGCCACaaagagccagagaaagaagATTCTTACCATGGTTGCTGCTTTGCGGCTGCCGAGCAGATGGCGGAGAGGAGGAGAGGTTGTTGCTTCTTACAGCGCGACTCTTAGGCGGTCGATGTAAGAGAACCTGCGGCACATGGGCGGATGCGGCTCCCTATATACAACTCGGTCACCATGGGGATGGGCTGGGGCCTTTTCCTGTTGGTCCAGACCCCTCAATCTGCCCGGAGAAGCCACGACAGGAGAGTGGTGATTGGTGCAAACGACATGGGATGAGGtaatctctcccccacccctttttccCTAGCATCCATAGACTGTTTGCATCCTTCAGACAAAGAGACTGTGCAAAAACAGTCAGCCGAGCATCCATgatggggtggggttggggcggggggggggggggggggggggggggagaagaaagaaagagaacttgaATTGTATGGTTTTTATATTGCTTAAGCCTCACACTACAGCTAATATCACCAATGTAGGTTTTCCCCAACACTTACATCGCAGAATTTGTGTTGAGATGAAATATTTAACGGAAAATTACTCCCAGTCCCTCTCTCAGAGTATTCTAAATTGCACTACATTCGGCTTCAACATCTCTAATTGCTTTACAAATAATGTAGGAGAGAAGATGGGAATGATGCTTAACATGGCTTgagtaaatgtaatttttttaatataaaaaaggtTCAATAAGCGTCATCCAAAATGGTTTTTCAGATTCAAGTAATTTATCGTAAGACCTTTTATGCACTCCTCCCCCAAAGAGCTAAACAAAAAGGGAACGTGGAAGAAAACCATACTAAATATGGAAGCACACAAGTAGTTATAACATGATAATTAAGATCTAATGAACATACCATAGTTAAGTAGTCTCCTAGAAATATTCCTTTACCAGAAGTCcctgtaatatattttatgtagcaTATTGTTCCTTAAAATGAATTGTCTTTCCTGATATAGAATTGAGAAAATACAAGGAGAAAGGATTGAGTTCAGAAGCTGGTGCTACTACCTGTGCATGTAGTTAATATTCTgcattgttctttctttctttctttctttctttctttttttctggaaagggaagaaaaactaagATACCAAATTAAAAAGGAGAGCTGTATACAATGTAAAAAAGACTATTTTGTAATTTTGCCTCCATCCACAGACAACCATGTCAGCTCaataactgcattttttttttttttggtagttctTGTGTGAATTCAGTAAATCTCTTCAGAGATTGGGCTTGTAACTGTGGAAAATGTAGCCAGCCTCACACCCTTGCTATTCAGCTAGACTCTGGTGGTTGCTCAATTGCGTCTCAAGACAAAAAGGCTTTGCTTTCACCCCTAGGAAATGGATTGCAGTAACATTCTTTTGCTATTTAGAAAGACTCTATTATCAACAAGGATGGGCTATGCAGAATAAGACTTTGGACTGATTACCACCTGACATTGCTAATGAAATTTCAGAGGTAAAAAGGTTTGTTATGTCCACCAAagttgaaaatttatattttgacaggtaatttttatgtttggtttttaGCAACAGATTTTTGGGGTCTGCAGCACCATTTACAGTGCTCTGCAGAGCCCATTCATTCCTGCTGGGCTGCCGAGCCCAGCAggcgtgggagggagggactTGAGACAGCTGCTGCAGGTTGTGGTGTGACAATGGCTGCCATGGATTTTTCTAGCCTGCTTTCCACAGCTCTGCTTTACTTGTTCAAATTTGCTGCAGTCGTCTccctagaaaaaataaaaccaaacacacaaattattttatctatttcttgcATATTTCATAGGAAAAACAATCTTCAACATCATCTTATCTCCGTCCCTTtaccaaataaatgtttatttcagtaaAAAGACAGGAGAATTAAGGACGACTTGAATGCTTCGTTCTGAACCCAGaagtacatttaataaaaataggaattaaaTGGCATTGAGCAGTCTAAGGATTTATAAGTAGCTCATTGAAAGTACTTCTTATACAGTTTTAATAATCAAGTAAATGAAACACCGCTGGACCATGGTAAAGTGTGCAAAGCTTTCCTTATGGAGAGAGAGGCAcagtcttgaattttattttctttacagtaTAAAAGGAATATGTCATTTCCCCAGTAGTCTCAGTTCCTTATGCAACTTACTGAGGATTAAACAAAAGAGAGGCGTGTTCATGCAAGTGATTCTTTGTAATTCTATCTCAGAGCTATTCTGTTCCGTATGcaaatgaggatttttttctccccttgggTATAAGTAACAATAAGATCTAGGTCAGAAATAGATTATTTGAGCACTGATaaccttaaatatataaatgggaGAGCAAGGGAAATAActaatctgttcttttttcccctcattatcTGACTTAATGACATGCAAactattagaaaatttttttactagttcagttatttttttctgtcagtgtCTTTAAGTTACATAAACATACATGCATAAGTATTCTGTCTACTAAGGATTCATTCTTGTCCACAGTAAGATTAGcataaaacatcttttcttttataatatttgtagaatttaaattatttgtgtgtCTACGccttttctccattaaaatgtGAATCTTAGTCCCTGGCAAAGTGCCAAGCATACACTAACCATTACACACGTTTGTTGAATTAAATGAACGGTTTCTTTCTGTGCATATTTTAATTAACTATTATAATGCGTAGTAATTTAAaggtatttaataagtatttttcctttttaaaatgtttatttatttattttgagagagagcaagagagcacaaatgaggaaggggcagagagagagagggagagagagaatcccaagcagactccgcaatCTAAGTGCagaacctaacatggggcttgatctcacgaaccgtgagcttatgacctgagctaaactcaAGAGccgtacgcttaactgactgagccaccgaggcatcccaAAACTCTCCATTTTCTGGGTTTCcttcttatatatttttggtttgcttgttctctgtctctgctggttcctcctcctctcccagtcTTTAAATGTTGGAGTTTCTCAAAGTTCAGTCCTAGACTCTTAACTCATTTTATTCTATATGATCTTAGTCACTCCTAATAGATGGTAAGTGCTTTCATTTCCAAGGCTGCAAATCCTTTGTATATGTCcatcacttctttttaaaaaaatttttttaatgtttatttttgagagacagagagacagagtgtgagtgggggaggggcagagagacatagaatctgaagaggctccaggctctgagctgtcagcacagagcccgacgcagggctcaaactcacaagccgtgagatcatgacctgagcccaagtcagatgcttaaccgactgagccacccaggcgccccatatgccCATCACTTCTTAACAATTCTTCTTAGTTTCAGATTGTGTAGTAAACTTCCAGTCTTAGGCTGGGTTTCTCACAGGTATCCCCAGTTGAACTAGTTATAAACATAAACATGCACCTTCTACAAGGTTCTCTTGCTCAGTAAATGGAGCAGCATATATCTGATTTCTCAAATCAGAAAGAAGAATTACTCTTGATagctccctctctttttctgaccAGCATAGAATTGATCACTAAGTCCTATCAAGTTTACTTCCTAAATCTCTCTCagatcttattcttttcttccatctctaTTGCCTTCACTCTAGTAAGTACATCATCTTTTGCCTGGACAACTGCAGTGCCCTTCTAGATTTTCTTTGCATATACTCCTAACCCCACCCAGTTCAGTCTTCACAcaacagccagagtgatcttaTTATCATACATATCA
The genomic region above belongs to Prionailurus bengalensis isolate Pbe53 chromosome B4, Fcat_Pben_1.1_paternal_pri, whole genome shotgun sequence and contains:
- the LOC122472351 gene encoding tubulin alpha-1A chain → MRECISIHVGQAGVQIGNACWELYCLEHGIQPDGQMPSDKTIGGGDDSFNTFFSETGAGKHVPRAVFVDLEPTVIDEVRTGTYRQLFHPEQLITGKEDAANNYARGHYTIGKEIIDLVLDRIRKLADQCTGLQGFLVFHSFGGGTGSGFTSLLMERLSVDYGKKSKLEFSIYPAPQVSTAVVEPYNSILTTHTTLEHSDCAFMVDNEAIYDICRRNLDIERPTYTNLNRLIGQIVSSITASLRFDGALNVDLTEFQTNLVPYPRIHFPLATYAPVISAEKAYHEQLSVAEITNACFEPANQMVKCDPRHGKYMACCLLYRGDVVPKDVNAAIATIKTKRTIQFVDWCPTGFKVGINYQPPTVVPGGDLAKVQRAVCMLSNTTAIAEAWARLDHKFDLMYAKRAFVHWYVGEGMEEGEFSEAREDMAALEKDYEEVGVDSVEGEGEEEGEEY